A genomic window from Silene latifolia isolate original U9 population chromosome Y, ASM4854445v1, whole genome shotgun sequence includes:
- the LOC141632623 gene encoding uncharacterized protein LOC141632623, which produces MDPIKYLFENPVLNGRMSRLTLMLSEFDLKYLPLKAIKGRVVADFLADNQIEETEVVDTSSFPDEDVVHVEDDVWDLYFYRASNYMRYGVGILLISPKGEHVPVSSKLYFNVTNNAAEYEACLPGLCSALDLGMKKLLVCGDSSLVINEVVESWKIKRNSLAPYQARIEELERYFDDVKYVRLPRDKNQFADALT; this is translated from the coding sequence ATGGATCCGATCAAGTACCTATTTGAAAACCCGGTGCTAAATGGAAGAATGTCGAGGTTGACTCTCATGTTATCtgagttcgacctcaaatatttGCCCTTGAAAGCAATTAAGGGAAGGGTGGTGGCCGATTTTCTCGCCGACAATCAAATCGAGGAAACTGAGGTGGTTGACACTTCGTCATTTCCCGATGAAGATGTGGTTCACGTAGAAGATGATGTGTGGGATTTATACTTTTATAGAGCATCGAATTATATGAGGTACGGAGTAGGAATTCTCCTCATTTCTCCGAAAGGTGAGCACGTCCCGGTGTCGAGCAAGTTGTACTTCAATGTAACGaataatgccgctgaatatgaagcatgtttgCCCGGTTTATGCAGCGCGCTCGATTTAGGCATGAAGAAGCTATTAGTGTGTGGGGACTCGTCCTTGGTGATTAATGAAGTGGTCGAGTCATGGAAGATCAAACGTAATAgtttggctccgtaccaagcaagGATCGAAGAGTTGGAACGATACTTCGACGACGTTAAGTATGTTCGCCTTCCGAGGGataaaaatcaatttgcagatgcatTAACATAG